The sequence CATCCTTAACTTAAGTAAAATTAACAGTgctacaatgtaaaatgtcattgaaTAGATACAAGGCATTAAAACTCCACgtgtctgtcattttattatACATGATGCGTTATTAAACGGATTATTGATTAATTTTACTGATACATTCATGTGtgagcagcattttactgtATAGTCCAGTCAGTTTTATATACTGTTTGGTATCAGTAACAGTGCATTAGATTTTAGAGGCTTATCAAATGTTTTCTACGTAAAACCTTCATATGTTTGCTACTACAGTTGTGCAGCGAAAGGTACGATGTTTCAATCTGAAATAGTATAAGGTAgcatgaaaaagaaatactgaagTGAATTAAAAGGACTGCACGCTTGCAGTTACGTACAATACTTGTTTTAACTTTGCACCATGAATGTGTTGTGTCGTCGGTGGTGGGTTCGTCAGTGGGTAGAGAGGGGGCAGATGCTTCACTTGTCCTAATGTGAAAATTCAAGCCTTTCACCTTGTTTGCCTTCACTCCTCAGTTTCGGTGTGCTGCTGTGGGAGCTGCTGACCGGCGAGGTTCCTTACCGGGAGATAGACGCTTTGGCGGTGGCTTACGGTGTTGCCATGAACAAGCTAACACTCCCTATCCCCTCAACGTGCCCTGAACCTTTCGCTCAGCTGCTGGAAGGTAAGCAGCACCGACCACCCGGACACTTTGAGTCGTTATTCAATCCAAGAATCGGTTCTTCTGTTCTTGGTGAGGAAGTGATTTTCGAGGAAGGCCAAATGCCTCACAGTGAGCACAGCTTGACAGTCATTTGCTTTCTGATTGGAGTCACTCGGGGCTTCCTCCTTCTCGTCTCACTTGTCTTATTCATTCGTGCTCGGCAAGTTGAGCTTCGCGGTGTCACGTCCTTGTGCTTTTCTTGTGGGTCCGTACTGTACATTAGTCATGGGATAAGACCTTCAGCTTGTCAGTGGATACAAAAACTCACTTTGAAAAAGGCCCTTTGGGTGTTCTCATCCACTGACTTTAAAACAacttgcttgaatttttttttttaggtcacAGTTGATTTTAAAGTCCTTTTTTTCTGGCAGCTGAGAACCCTACCAGTTTAAGTGGATGACGACTGTCTGAACAGTTTAATTAATTTGGTTTTTGTACATCCTTGTGCAGTCCTGCGTCTGAGCTCCCCTGGTTGCCGTTTCTCCTTTTCACCTTGCAAATAATCCAGGCAGCACTTGGCTAACAGCGGTAGAGTATTAACAGGCTCTTGTTTCACAGTTTAGGTCATCTCCACTTATATCTAAATTACCTTAATATGCTTATTCTTAAGCTCCTTTCTTTATGGATCAGTAAGCTGTTGGCCAGGTTTTACACATAGTTAAAAAGAAGAGGGCGTTGTTTCCCGAACTCTCAGCCCAGCAGCTCAACTTCAGTCACCTCCCTCCACCGCCCTCCTGCTCTGCTCCTAAAGCTCACTCTGCTTCATCTTATTCACATTCATCCGTTAATCTCTCCTTTTTCATCCCTCGCTGCTATCTCCACTCTGTTTGCTCCTGTCATCATCTCAAtttcagctcctcttcctccaacTTTACCCCACACACTCTTTATGTCGATTTATATTACCTAatataaaagtgtgttttcttacaTCTTTCAGTGGctagtcgtgtgtgtgtgtggttatatGTTGCAGAGACAGAACTGATCAGCGTGTGGCTCAGCAGATTACTGTAGGTGTCCACCATGTTTCTGCAACACTGTCAGTCAGGGTTTGGCTCATGATGGCTGCCATATGCTGTCCCATCTTGCTCGCTTCCACTTATCATGTTGCCTTCTCTACTgccagaaatggaaaaaagaggAACATTCATGGTTGAGTCATGTTTAAATTGTGCTAATAACTCGCCTTTTTGATATATTGTTTGACCTGTATGTTGATGACAGTCTGGtgatattctttatttttctaactGTCAACAAATCATGAATGAACTATTCCTACTAACTCTTTCCTCTGTGCCTTAGAGCTTCACTGATGTTCAAAAACCTgctaaaaacacattaaagatCCTCCACCAAAATGTGTATTAttccaccactgaaaatagATCCCCCCTTTACCGTAAATGTTCTACTTCCTCCTGTCTGAGTAACGTTCGCTAAAATTCTATAGtgctcaagttttttttttaaaggtaatCATTTAGCCTTTTCAACAAGTGAAACTTTATGTTTGAAacctgtttttcatgtttttggtatGGACAAACAGTCTTGGGGCTGAGTGTTACAGGATGTgtactgaaaaacacaaacaatttgtAAACGGACACTCACATGCACCATATTTTTGGATAAAATAGTAGGAGTCCTACGGTTGCCTACTAAATAAAACCACAGTTATAGCCAAGTAAAGTAATGATGAAAGAAGAATTCTTTGTTGTTATTGAGACAAAAAGATACACAATGAATGAAGTGCGTTATTACAGTTCATGTGCAGATACACTTGTTGTTCCTGTGGTCACTTTTTGAAACTTTGCCTCATGTCTCTCGCCCTTCAGAGTGCTGGAGCCCAAACCCCCACAGCAGACCCTCCTTCACCAGCATCCTGAGGCGACTGCTGGCCATCGAGAAGTCGGCCATGTTTCAGATGCCTCTGGAGTCCTTCCACTCCTTACAAGAAGACTGGAGGCTGGAGATCCAGCAGATGTTTGATGAACTCAGGGCCAAAGAGAAGGTGAGAAAACTGAGAGCACAAATCGATTAAACTCAGACTGACGAGAATTGTTTTGTCAGAagtttttcacagaaaaagtCAAACTCATTATTGAGGGTGGCACAATCTCACCCCTTTGTCTGAGGTGTTTCTGCAAGTTTGAATTGCCTTAGCAACAAGCCTGTTGTCAGAGGAGGTGTTAGGAGAGGTGCCGCTATGCTAAtaacctctcctctctcctcttccctgcaGGAGCTGAGGTCTTGGGAGGAGGCGTTGGCGCGTGCAGCCgaggagcagagggagcaggaggagcagctgaggaggagggagcaggagTTGGCGGAGAGGGAGATTGACATTGTTGAGCGAGAGTTAAACATCATCATCCACCAGGTGTACCAGGAGAAACCCAgtgttaagaaaagaaaaggccaCTTCAAGAAGAGCAGGCTGCTGAAGCTGGGCCGAGACAGCAACTGCATCAGTCTGCCCTCTGGTGGGTTGAAGCAGGAACTGCACTCAGATTGTTTGTATATAATCTGATGGAATCAGGTGCACGAAACTGGCAGAGCTCCCAGTTGgatgtcatttcctgttacgtggtggttttttttttatggaagTGTGGGTCAAAGACTGGGTTAAGTGCCGCCACACTGGTGTCGTTTCAATCTCACCGCACACTGAGCTTCCACGATATTTCCCACTCAGAAATTTGTGGTACAGTTTAATTGTTGTAGTTCAGGGTGCAGCCATGACCTGCGCCCTGTTTATTCTCTGTTAAGCTGCAGAGATCTGCAACATTTTAGGAAAACTCCAGTCATCTCATGCTTAATATTTTCACTTGATAacaaagaaatgatgaaaagagaCATTGATGAATGcactaattgtttcagcattATTCACTGAAATTGTATGCAGGATGTCCACAGTTTATGTTATGTTGATGTTTAAATTATATCTctgtttgatgtaaatgtttctcCAGTGTATGATTCATTTCATAATTGTCATTATTTTCGAGAAAACATGAGAGACTCAAATTATttatgtgaaaacaaataaacttttcTCTTCTTGCTCACATGTAGGCTTTGAGCATAAGATCACAGTCCAGGCGTCTCCCAGTGTGGACAAGAGGAAGACTCAAGGGAGCGAGAGCACCACCCCACCTGCCAGCCCGGGGGTCATACCTCGACTGAGAGCCATAAGATGTGAGCACAAACTCCCAAATTAAACCAAATTAATCAGACAGAGTCCTGCGTGACAGAGAAAGTGAATGTAAGGCAGGGATGTAATGTGGCTTTTCCCATCGTCCCTCAGTGACACCAAGCGACGGCAGTAAGACGTGGGGCCGCAGTGCTGTGTGTAAGAAGGAAGACCTGTCCACCAGCAAGAAGAAAGGGAGAACATGGGGACCAAGCTCCACCCACCAGAAAGAGAGAGTCGGCGGGGAGGAGAAGTATGAGCACAGTTTGTTTACAGGGATGCAAGGAGTTTTTGTTGTCAACACAAGCATGCATGTGTGGCACACAgagcaaataaacaacattcCTCCAGGATGCTGCATGGTGCTGCATAAAGGAGTACACATACTGGCATATACtgagtataaaaaaaaataataaaaaaaatacaacagtgcaATAACAGCATAGACAAGAAGACAATAAACATGGCATGGTACAATACAATGTAGTATGGACAATAGGCTGTGTGGAGTGAACCGTGTGACGTTAAAGTGACAAATACACAGTTTACAGCTCACCTTTCCTCACAAATATACACGGACAATGTGGCAGAAAGgcagaaacatgacacacaaagCTTTCTATCTTTGTCTAGATTACATAGCAGTTAAATATCACAATGTACCCGATAAAACTGCGgtgacaaaaatcattttttggGAGATAACAGGTTTCACAGGTGACATGAATCAGcctttttctcttatttttctgGACACCTTGTTTCTCttaacacagagaaacaaaacatttcagtcgATATCTCATTACAGTGTGTGGAGCAGCCCAAAGCAGGACAGTCATCTCTGGAAATTTGgtagaaaagaacaaaaaaagaaatctgtgttGCGTGTGGCCGCTGTCCTCGCTCATGAAGCGTTTTAAttctttctgtctgaaaacaatACCGTCGCACTTGGAGACTTTGTGTCTTGATATCATGTTGTCTGTTCGCAGACTGAAATCGCTGGGTGAGGGATGCAAAGTTTGGTCATCCAGTGCACCAAATCTGGGCAAGTCGCCCAAGCATGCACCCATGACTGCTGGCTTCTCCAGCCTTAACGAAATGGgtgagatgttttgtttggctttttttttttttgtaagctGTGCATCATTAACTTGACGAGAATCAACCTCATCTTAACCCTTTTCATCCgccttttttcctcctttaaaCAGAGGAGTGTGGTGAGTTTGAGGAGTCACCCGGCTCCCTGCTGCCCTCAGAGACCAGCAGTAATGGAGCGGTGGAGGACTCGGGGTCTCTGTGGGGCAGCGTGGGCTCCAACACTGCGTCCGCTGTCGGCAGCTTTTGTCAGGGGCCTGGAGGTCTGGGGTCGGGGGCGAACTCCCAGGACTCGCTCCGTCGCTGCagccagaggaagaagagcgaTATGTTGCTGTTGGGTTGTGCCTCTCTGCTCGCTTCTGTTGCACTCGGACAagacctgctgcagctgggaAAGCTACAggtgaggaaacagagagagaaaacatcctGTGATCCTGTTTGGCTTTTTGTTGCGTTGATAAAGTTGAAGAAGTGGCGTCATTCAGTGGTTCGTTGTGGGGGAACaatgtatttctgtgttatGTAGATTAAATAGAGAGTAAGTAAATTTTCttgtgtgatttaaaatgtatgatttAAGCTTTACTTGGAAAGCTTTAGGATGCTTTCGCTGCTTGATATACATCGCTTTCCTGGAGCTGGTTGTAGAATCGGGGAACTTCCctttaatgtttatattttgtgtacCTCAAATGTACACAGAAACGAAcatttttcagtaaaaatattCCTCTCATAATCAGATCTGCCCACAAATCCTACCCGtgctgataataaaaataaataagcacacAAAACATCTAATAGTTTattagatggatagatagatactttattgatcccaagggaaattcaatatttatattttatttatattacaacataaacaaaccaaatgttTATTCCCAAACACAATATCACTGACATACAAGATGAATACCAGTACTGTTACTGTGGTACATTTGTTGGTATAGTCTACTCAAAGTAAACATATGGTTTTGAATTTTCTTTGCAATATGTAAGTCAACTCAAGGTTTcaatgttttaaatttgtttttctcaggttttgccccatttaaacaaacaatacagTCGACTCTTTCTTAGATGAATGTTTCCAACAGGCTCCATGTGTCTCATGGCACCATGGACGCTTAGAGAGAGTGATGCGCCTCAGATCACTTGACTACAGGCTAATGCATCACCTTTGGGATGAGATGAAACAGGATGAACAAGCTGCCAAATTATCAGCAGGAAGTGCGTGATGCTGTCGAGTCAGCACGGACCGAGGTCTGCATGGACGGCTTCCAGCACCTTGTTGATTCTGTGTTGCGAGGATTTCCGCTTGCTGTCGAAGCAGACGAGGGTCGAGTGATGTAATCTGCTTGCTTTGATAGGGGAAGGAAGCgattatcaaataaatattttttgtaataaGCACAACATAGCGGATCGAAATTGTTTCTCAGGTGATTTTATGTTGGTGAGACGTCTGCCCGGTGGCCCTGCAGCTTATTAATGTGCCCTGATGTTGCTGGCAGGTGCTTCAGGATGAGCAGGACCTCAGAGAGGAGCAGCGTAAGAAGAAGGATGGTCTCTTCCAGCGGACGGGACGTTTCCGTCGCAGCACCTCTCCACCGAGCCGaaacctctccctctccctctccagacATCACGACTCAGCACTCCCCTGCATGGACCCTTCCCCCTCTGTTACACTCCtgtctttgtcctctctgtccgATTGCAACTCCACCAAGTCCCTTCTTCCCTCCGACCCGGATGAGTACCCCCTGACCCCGATGACAGGGGTCAAAACGCCGGCGCCGCCACCTGCTCCTGCCCTCAACCCACTCTTGGACTTGCGGGCGGAGAGCTTCAAGAAGGAGCCCAACCAGTCGCTCACGCCCACCCACGTGTCTGCAGCCATGGCCATGAACAGAGGACACAGACGGACGCCTTCCGACGGGGCGATCCGACCCCGAGCTCAAACTCTGGGACACCACAGGACGCCGTCGGATGGAAGCATGCCCatgcctcctcctccaggagtacaacaaaaaaaaggtgaggGAGAACATTTTGCTGAAGCATGCAGCTCTTATAAAGGAGGAACAGAAGCAAATGTTTACACAGACCTCCTGCTGTTGGAGACGTGGACTCCTATGATTGGATTTGGATCTCATGACCAGAAAACAACTTTAAGCACTATTTTTATCACCAGGTGGACAGCAGATTATTTTATTCAATAACTAATTTGTGTCAGAATATTGTGCAAATTGCCCAAAATTATATCTTCATTAACCAGCAGTTCAAAGCCCAAACATGTTAAGGTTACTGTGTCAGTGAAATGCATCCAATCCTCACATTAGAGAAACTAGAATCTAAGCATTCTTCttcctgttgtctgtcttttattACTCAGGTACACAGGACACCCTGGAAATCCCTCGTCTCCCAGACCCCTCCACCATCTTCCCGGTCCCCCATCGGCGTAAAGCCCCCGCTCCACCGATCCCCGACCCGGATGCTCACTGCCTCATCAGTCCCCTGGAGCGACCCAAGACGCTAGAATTTGCCCCCCGGCCGCGGCCCACCCCTGCCAGGATGAGAGCCGACCCCTGGAAGCTGGGCTCTCTCTCCCGGACCATCAGCTCGTCGCCGGGCAGCAGCTGTGACAGCCCCCTCGGCTCAGGGGACAGCAGCGCCAGCGCCGCACGGCCCAACCTCATGGACATGGACGTGGAGGGACAGAGTTTGGACCACACTGTTCCTCTGTGTGGGCAGCGGCAGTCGGCCACTCTGTGTGGACAACAATACTCATAGTATacgagaaaaaaacaacaacaagtgaaCATTTACAAGTTCTTTTTTGCAGGACATTAGAGCTTGGGCTGAATAAGGAATGCCAACTGATGTCTGAGCCGTTTGCAAAGTTTGCAAAAACATCTTGTCATGTCTTAGGCACTTACCTAAGGGAAGCCATTCCTGTCCTTTTAGCATCCTAATAAGGTGTGAAACCCTTACAGCACGCCTCTCCCTGATAGTGCTCTCTAACCTGCACGACACAGACGGTCCTGGAGGCCTTTTTAAAGCCTTGTAGTGTGCTCACCCACCCACTTCACCTGACACTTCTTCTCATTGGAAGCCATGTCTACCTGCTTCTTAGTGCCCCACCACCAGGTTGCATTTCCTTCGAGACTCACAATCTTCAAAAGCCattcaagtactttttaaaaatacactttttgaCTCTGCTAGCTGTTCATTTCGACCCACCTGCCTGTGCTTTTGCCTGTTTGTGTAGCTGTCCACTTTCTGCTTGCGTCTCTCACGCCAAACACcaccaaataaaaaacaaatcttcatCCACATTTCACTCTAAACATTCATTGCTTCAGAATCGTGGAGCAGGACGGTTTAAGATTATTAACAGAGAGTGTCTTTGTTCTTATTTTGCACGCTGTTTGTTTTGCCGGTGCACAAACATCTCCCATTAAACCCTCCTTCGCCAGTCCTCATCCTTCCTCACACGTGTGTCATCTCTCTACATGGGGGTCGCCGTCACCTCTTCCCTCCAAAACTGGGACAggaaaaagccttttttttctcattgcacTGGTTTACTGGTTCTATCCTCAGCCTtgtacagttaaaaaaacaaaaaaagaaagaaaagagaaccttttttattttctcagtgcaTCCCAACCACAACCTGttagcaaaaatgtttttctattgGTTTGGCAGACCAGGTGCGTTTTTCTTCGTGTGAATGTGTATATATTACTGTACACGTGTGGAAGAACAAAATGGGTTCAttttgtgtatgagtgtgtgtgtgctggtgctGTTTCAGTGCATGTTATTTTTACGTGTGAACGGCTCGCTGTGCTGCTCATCCGTTTGTCTTTTAGacgttttttttccccttcttctcTAGCAGTCAGTAGCGCTCTGTATGGATCCCGTTCATGCCGCCCAAACGGACACATATAAGTTTGGAGACCTCATGTGACTGCATCTCACCTGTTGTGTTCAACATCATCGACACCTTAGGGGTCATGTTGTGCGACtagtctgtctctctgtggacTCACTAGTCACTGCTGACAAATCGACTTTGGAGTTGTTTTCTCACAGTGGATGTTTCTTCTTGGCTGCAGGTGGTATTTACTTGACACTGCAAATTTCTCTaagtgggtgagtgtgtgtttgtgtgaatgtgtgcgtgttaTCGTTTGTATGGGATGATGATAAACCCATCAGTAGAAGAGTGAGCCCAAACTCATTCTCCTCATGTGGTTAAGAACACTGagtatttattaaatttattgttattactggAAAGGATGAATTATTATTACGATGCTCTTCCTGggatatatgtatatatttgttaATATAACAGGAAAAACCGAGGAAAACCTAGAAAACTGCTTACTGAAATGTCCATGTTGTTTCCAATCTCAACCTGTGACATTACTGGGTGCAGTGCGGAAAAATTGTGAAATGTGATGACTGagagatgaataaaaaaaaacaaagaaagatgcTTCAATGTCAGTGCTACGTCTATTTTTCTTATTCCATACATTATATCCTACGGGTAATCATGTGGAGCCTCATCAGATCATATATGAGCAGTGAGGGGAGAAATCCTTTACCAATATGAGAATGTAAAAATGCTGCCTGCCTtcaaaatcagatttaaaatacaacattgttatccctaaaatgtattcaaagtatcaaaagtaaaagtactcgtTGTGCAGTAAATGTGACTCATAGGTTAAATAGATGACATGAACAGATGCTGATGCATGTTTTGGTACTTCACTGTGGTGGCTGGTAGTTTTAACTCTGAGGGGTCATGAGATTTTTTAGTgggaggaaagacagaagaaattTTTGCCTCTTCGAGCCGAAAGCTTTTATATGAATGAACGGAACAATTTGTTTACAAGTTTACAGGGGAAGTCACTCTGTGACAGACATCTGAAAGCTGACAGGCGGCCACAACTCAACACTGCTTTATTGTGAGAGGTCATCAGCCAAAAGTGTCAGAGACAACCTTAACAGTGTGTTGTGATTATTTGGCACAAATGCCCACTTGGACTGAAGGATAAATTGATTAGAATTTGATGGTcaaagtcactgtgacctcacaaaacatgtttttaactCAAGAAACAACAAGCTCATTACAACTTTTCTGATAAAATGATGCATTGATTGCATTTTATATCCAACTTCACTGTCgtatcataatgttttctgtcatttattcaACACGACTCAGGAACAGAACTGGAGATTAtgatcatatttcatatttggtcggatactgaattggtgatgTTAATCAGATTGACACTTGATTGCATAGATCATAAATTTTATAGATACATCTACATTTTAGAATTGATAGCTTCTTAGCAGCAACATCTGTATTTGAAAACTTATCCATTTCCATCGAAAAAGCTCTTCGTTCTATCAGAATGAGCTTTACTAGCCAAGCATGTGAGCACATACAATTTGACTCACGCATGTCAATATAGAGATAATTTccattttgccaaaaaaaaaaaaattacacttaaTTCCTTTGATTAAATTCTATGAAAGCTTTTGCAACATATGAGTCTTGGCcgacatgaaaataaactgcaactGTACTTGTGccagcacacaaagacaactgCAGTAACACACAAAGTCCTCTAGGTGTCATCACTGTGGCCTATGATGTCATATCATTTCCTAGTCTGCTGTTATTCTCCATGTAATGAATTCCTGTAGTCGCTCTCTTGACTCCGCAGTTACCATAAAAGGCAGATGAAGGTGCACTCATGTATTCATCGCAGCCACTGAAAATCTTTGGGGTTGAATCTGAGATGttctaaaatacaaaaaaattgtGATATTTCACCCTGACACAACATGGTTTGAATGTTAAGATGAATGCAAATGCAGTGCGCACAGAtcatacacacgcacgcacacacacacaataaaaaaagaaatcctcacACACTCCACTGTTGTGTCTGTCAGCGTGACCGCCAATCAAACACCCTTACAGACGCCAGCCAGTTACCTAGCAACCCCTCTTGGCTTCATGGTGATGCTgttaaaagcaacaacaaagaaaaagaggggggaaaggGGGATG comes from Scatophagus argus isolate fScaArg1 chromosome 5, fScaArg1.pri, whole genome shotgun sequence and encodes:
- the map3k10 gene encoding mitogen-activated protein kinase kinase kinase 10; translation: MDFVHELTEGRPTASNSSQAAMNPYGKVSGTAVPPSCTSCGGCCSPPPPCLIPPGPPSSTTSSSSIPPNMTPPPPMFPAPVVQVENGSSWNSSTISSSGSPDSHPGHCCGANNPNPYWTAVFDYEATADEELTLRRGDLLEVLSKDSKVSGDEGWWTGKIQDKVGIFPSNYVTKGDTANYQQLTAGGLVAGGVGECPLEIDFSELYLEEVIGAGGFGKVYKGIWRNEEVAVKAARQDPDEDISATAENVRQEARLFWMLRHPNIIALRGVCLREPNLCLVMEYARGGALNRALAGKKVPPKVLVNWAVQIATGMDYLHNQAFVPIIHRDLKSSNILILQPVERDDLSGKILKITDFGLAREWHQTTKMSAAGTYAWMAPEVIKLSLFSKSSDVWSFGVLLWELLTGEVPYREIDALAVAYGVAMNKLTLPIPSTCPEPFAQLLEECWSPNPHSRPSFTSILRRLLAIEKSAMFQMPLESFHSLQEDWRLEIQQMFDELRAKEKELRSWEEALARAAEEQREQEEQLRRREQELAEREIDIVERELNIIIHQVYQEKPSVKKRKGHFKKSRLLKLGRDSNCISLPSGFEHKITVQASPSVDKRKTQGSESTTPPASPGVIPRLRAIRLTPSDGSKTWGRSAVCKKEDLSTSKKKGRTWGPSSTHQKERVGGEEKLKSLGEGCKVWSSSAPNLGKSPKHAPMTAGFSSLNEMEECGEFEESPGSLLPSETSSNGAVEDSGSLWGSVGSNTASAVGSFCQGPGGLGSGANSQDSLRRCSQRKKSDMLLLGCASLLASVALGQDLLQLGKLQVLQDEQDLREEQRKKKDGLFQRTGRFRRSTSPPSRNLSLSLSRHHDSALPCMDPSPSVTLLSLSSLSDCNSTKSLLPSDPDEYPLTPMTGVKTPAPPPAPALNPLLDLRAESFKKEPNQSLTPTHVSAAMAMNRGHRRTPSDGAIRPRAQTLGHHRTPSDGSMPMPPPPGVQQKKGTQDTLEIPRLPDPSTIFPVPHRRKAPAPPIPDPDAHCLISPLERPKTLEFAPRPRPTPARMRADPWKLGSLSRTISSSPGSSCDSPLGSGDSSASAARPNLMDMDVEGQSLDHTVPLCGQRQSATLCGQQYS